The following are encoded in a window of Sphaerisporangium siamense genomic DNA:
- a CDS encoding RHS repeat-associated core domain-containing protein gives MSAALLIASVGVAAGPAAPSSAAESPERSVTGRPVTKVSDFHGVEDSPPRIPKAVPPKWPAAGVAEIGIGAGPAAVPGIPVALGRAAGGSAPAKVRVESIGADAAERLGGLGLGVRVARADGVATAARVRVRVDYSGFAGTLSREAASRLGLIEMPVCVLAARPDASCAKAAEKARVVPSRNEPAAQGVVAEIEAAGSPASGSVYVVAPAAAAGDPGSQTGNFTATDLKPAGTWQVGLSGGGFSYSYPIPLPPAVSGKTPELALSYSSSAIDSLTNYTNNQASVAGMGWDVGTGFVERRYRSCADDTVESTKNPDQRNWKHLCWESPDENDGDPATTDSTTSHLSLSVDGKSSAIVKDRTSGGWKAVEDYGWKIEYSTSSQTGQSFWTVNTADGTIYRFGYHRDSMWQTAYVGDDTGEPCRDQYSKTGTPGLCTAPWRWNLDQRIDAGGNVVDYTYAREGNWYCKVVGALCQPGPLGDGRAFRVAYDRGGYLAQVAYGRNVNVAGSAHVAKVVFNTVDRGTPPSSGAPWDDDTPKDLDCPSGPGDVIVACDTPGPAFYISKRLDTVVTVVFNPATSNWDQVWRLEAGYKWVYTQILQGLPPAGPVLWLDTLRPVGLAGDGPDVAMPPVDFEATLLDNRADYDEAQGKSRLRFPRIGSIYNGLGGRTDVSYGQANPCPYPSAYPTTGWDVNARDCYLATLGTWYDGGGISRTSRAVYLKWLVTQTVDKDLVGGSPDMPTRYAYLGTPAWARPFDYLGATTLSGVVCSPPVSGYCKTLSEDWDEFRGYQTVRTVKGSGTTPDDFAVTTTSFFRGMYDDVRGDGTAKGTQVTDFDGNSYQDRRVLAGRILQEQTWRATTLTASAAQAPRGARVITAARAPVRALARGLRSLFGRTTLTCSYPNWQRFASYSKGDRVTWVDHHWEALQGTAGSEPGKITNAWKDLGDCTAGRTTTPTPTPTDPGGPATGGYTEIRSTRYEYATASTGDGPGIYDPLRVNATRRVTREAVTSGFRYTDQRTSYDALGLPVKVNDYGDTSVASDNTCVTTTYARNTDSGMWITALRSVVETRKGDDCSAGAVVGRVVTLYDGQTDPATNKPVRGNTTEVRTWLDGSHVASEKTSPDGYGRPVSVTDVRGKTTSIRYLPAVGFPVDGTIRTNPLGYEQKVWNAPAHDGVVALRDANGRVTDIDYDALGRTTALWTPGQPKNGGTPATKITYNVSWNGSLGQPTAPPKVTTAKVFSGAGASAKWLTSVAFEDGLGRLREEQMPSPAGGRMVKVTAYDARGLEIVRSAPLHNTEPAGSNLLNPAPADIPSWTRTVFDGAGREIAKIQYGGATEVRRSTIAYAGADEHTVTPPLGGKTTYKADAAGKITSIAEQSGGQWSTSTREYDVSGDLTKMVDANGNVRTFTYDWARRRVAATDPDSGATTTVYDAAGNPTAETDARGVTVSHLYDDLGRRVEQWAGDPGTGTKLAEWVYDTLLKGQVTSATRWTRGRPYTDTVTGYDADYRRLGTSLTIPAGEGLLAGTYTFAVGYDKAGRENSLTFPAAGGLSSETTVSTSDDVGLPKGLSSDFGGGFTYVKDTGYSLTGRLSSRSLGSTAGLVRTLTWDPATNALTSLKTVSTIGATTPATVQEDQFSYDTAGSPISILDKAAPSGGSSTPQRECFGYDARRRLASAFTTTDTCAAGPNGAGPDPYELAYTYDAVGNIRSATQSGLTATYTYPAAGAGAVRPNAVRSITRTSGTDTYGYDARGQLESQTVGGTTSTFEWNELGRPAKVTIGANVSEEVYDAGGKRLIRREPGKTVLYLGVMELELANGQVTAKRYYQAPDGGIVAMRTSGRPDVTWLLAGPAGSEELAVDGGTGTLDRQKYLPFGARRGGRDALTTTDRGFLGKVEDDTTGLVELGERYYSPAIGKFISTDPRPVDDGAEPALLNPYSYAANDPLRLSDPTGLFPQASGGSVSCLPGEPLCPVVLEPPVDDVEERAALQRERQESSALLTELSTGGATQRASAGKTAGLKECQGLSDEICRIFVYVSAWAMNLTGSSYSKADGCPKKGRCWKNAMRHCIQQVALTDICGPKVAQQLAENHEKGNDMSKPKVRKDTKIDRHNNAVAQKAAMEHLDELRAIRLGPGTRDQKEGRYWAYVKNLCQSLWDSKELR, from the coding sequence GCCACCGCCGCACGGGTGCGGGTCCGCGTCGACTACTCCGGCTTCGCCGGTACCCTGTCGCGGGAAGCCGCGTCGCGGCTCGGTCTCATCGAGATGCCCGTATGCGTGCTCGCGGCGCGTCCGGACGCCTCGTGCGCGAAGGCGGCGGAGAAGGCACGCGTCGTGCCCTCGCGCAACGAGCCGGCCGCGCAGGGGGTCGTCGCCGAGATCGAGGCCGCGGGTTCCCCGGCGAGCGGCAGCGTCTACGTGGTGGCCCCGGCCGCCGCGGCGGGGGATCCCGGGTCGCAGACCGGCAATTTCACGGCCACCGATCTGAAGCCGGCCGGAACGTGGCAGGTAGGGCTGTCCGGCGGGGGCTTCTCCTACTCCTATCCGATCCCGCTCCCGCCGGCGGTGTCCGGCAAGACCCCTGAGCTGGCACTGTCGTACTCGTCGTCGGCGATCGACTCCTTGACGAACTACACCAACAACCAGGCATCGGTCGCCGGGATGGGCTGGGACGTCGGCACCGGGTTCGTCGAGCGCCGCTACCGGTCGTGCGCCGACGACACGGTCGAGTCGACCAAGAATCCCGACCAGCGCAACTGGAAGCACCTGTGCTGGGAGTCGCCCGATGAGAACGACGGCGATCCGGCGACGACCGACTCCACCACCTCCCACCTGAGCCTGTCGGTCGACGGCAAATCATCCGCGATCGTCAAGGACCGCACCAGCGGCGGGTGGAAGGCGGTCGAGGACTACGGCTGGAAGATCGAGTATTCGACCTCCAGTCAGACCGGGCAGTCGTTCTGGACGGTGAACACCGCCGACGGCACGATCTACCGGTTCGGGTACCACCGCGACTCGATGTGGCAGACCGCCTATGTCGGCGACGACACCGGCGAGCCGTGCAGGGACCAGTACTCCAAGACCGGTACGCCCGGCCTGTGCACGGCTCCGTGGCGCTGGAACCTCGACCAGCGCATCGACGCCGGCGGCAACGTCGTGGACTACACCTACGCCCGCGAGGGCAACTGGTACTGCAAGGTCGTCGGCGCGCTGTGCCAGCCCGGTCCGCTGGGCGACGGGCGGGCGTTCCGGGTGGCCTACGACCGCGGGGGCTACCTCGCCCAGGTGGCCTACGGCCGCAACGTCAACGTCGCGGGGTCGGCGCACGTCGCCAAGGTGGTGTTCAACACGGTCGATCGCGGCACCCCGCCTTCTTCGGGCGCGCCATGGGACGACGACACCCCCAAGGACCTGGACTGCCCCTCCGGGCCGGGTGACGTGATCGTCGCCTGTGACACCCCTGGTCCGGCCTTCTACATATCCAAACGCCTGGACACGGTCGTGACCGTGGTCTTCAACCCCGCGACCTCGAACTGGGACCAGGTGTGGCGGCTGGAAGCCGGCTACAAGTGGGTGTACACCCAGATCCTGCAAGGTCTGCCTCCAGCGGGGCCGGTGCTGTGGCTGGACACTCTTCGCCCCGTCGGTCTGGCCGGTGACGGACCAGACGTGGCGATGCCCCCGGTCGACTTCGAGGCAACGTTGCTGGACAACCGCGCGGACTACGACGAGGCCCAGGGCAAGAGCCGGCTGCGCTTCCCCCGGATCGGTTCGATCTACAACGGTCTCGGCGGTCGTACCGACGTCTCCTACGGGCAGGCCAACCCGTGTCCCTACCCTTCGGCGTATCCGACGACCGGTTGGGACGTCAACGCGCGCGACTGCTACCTGGCCACGCTGGGAACCTGGTACGACGGCGGCGGCATCTCGCGCACCAGTCGCGCGGTGTACCTGAAGTGGCTGGTCACCCAGACGGTCGACAAGGACCTGGTGGGCGGCTCCCCCGACATGCCCACCCGATACGCGTACCTGGGCACGCCCGCCTGGGCACGGCCCTTCGACTACCTGGGGGCCACCACCCTGTCCGGTGTGGTGTGCAGTCCGCCGGTCAGTGGATACTGCAAGACGTTGAGCGAGGACTGGGACGAGTTCCGCGGCTACCAGACCGTGCGCACCGTCAAGGGAAGCGGCACGACCCCCGACGACTTCGCCGTGACGACGACATCGTTCTTCCGCGGCATGTACGACGACGTACGCGGCGACGGGACGGCCAAGGGAACCCAGGTCACCGACTTCGACGGCAACTCCTATCAGGACCGGCGCGTCCTCGCGGGCCGCATTCTGCAGGAGCAGACCTGGCGCGCCACCACCCTCACCGCCTCCGCCGCGCAGGCGCCCCGCGGCGCCCGGGTGATCACCGCCGCGCGAGCCCCCGTGCGCGCGCTGGCGCGCGGCCTGCGGAGCCTGTTCGGGAGAACTACGCTGACCTGCTCCTATCCGAACTGGCAGAGGTTCGCGTCGTACTCCAAGGGTGATCGGGTCACCTGGGTCGACCACCACTGGGAAGCCCTCCAGGGCACCGCCGGGTCCGAGCCAGGGAAGATCACCAACGCCTGGAAGGACCTGGGCGACTGCACCGCCGGACGCACAACCACACCGACGCCCACCCCGACGGACCCGGGTGGTCCCGCGACGGGCGGATACACAGAAATCCGGTCCACTCGGTACGAGTACGCCACCGCGTCCACGGGTGACGGCCCCGGCATCTACGACCCGCTGCGCGTCAACGCCACCCGCCGGGTCACTCGGGAGGCCGTCACGAGCGGATTCCGCTACACAGACCAGCGGACGTCCTATGACGCGCTCGGACTGCCCGTCAAGGTCAACGACTATGGCGACACCTCCGTGGCCTCCGACAACACCTGCGTGACCACGACATACGCGCGCAACACCGACAGCGGCATGTGGATCACCGCGCTCCGTTCCGTCGTGGAGACGCGCAAGGGGGACGACTGCTCCGCCGGTGCGGTCGTCGGCCGGGTCGTGACGCTGTACGACGGGCAGACCGACCCGGCGACCAACAAGCCTGTACGCGGGAACACGACCGAGGTGCGGACCTGGCTGGACGGCTCCCATGTCGCGAGCGAGAAAACGTCGCCCGACGGGTACGGCCGGCCGGTTTCCGTCACCGACGTCCGCGGGAAGACCACCTCGATCCGTTACCTTCCCGCCGTCGGCTTTCCTGTCGACGGGACGATACGCACGAACCCGCTGGGATACGAGCAGAAGGTCTGGAATGCGCCCGCTCACGATGGAGTGGTCGCCCTGCGCGATGCGAACGGCCGCGTGACGGACATCGACTACGACGCCTTGGGACGTACGACCGCGCTGTGGACCCCTGGCCAGCCCAAGAACGGCGGCACCCCCGCTACGAAGATCACCTATAACGTCTCGTGGAACGGAAGTCTCGGCCAGCCGACCGCACCCCCGAAGGTCACCACGGCCAAGGTCTTCTCCGGCGCCGGCGCCTCGGCCAAGTGGCTGACCTCAGTCGCCTTCGAAGACGGTCTCGGAAGGCTGCGAGAGGAGCAGATGCCCTCACCGGCCGGCGGGCGGATGGTCAAGGTCACCGCCTACGACGCGCGCGGCCTGGAGATCGTCCGTTCCGCTCCCCTGCACAACACCGAACCGGCGGGAAGCAACCTGCTGAATCCCGCACCGGCCGACATTCCTTCCTGGACCAGGACGGTCTTCGACGGGGCCGGCCGGGAGATCGCGAAGATCCAGTACGGCGGCGCGACTGAGGTACGCCGATCGACGATCGCCTACGCGGGAGCGGACGAGCACACCGTGACGCCGCCCCTCGGCGGCAAGACGACCTACAAGGCCGACGCCGCAGGAAAGATCACCAGTATCGCGGAGCAGTCGGGCGGCCAGTGGTCCACCAGCACGCGCGAATACGACGTGTCCGGCGATCTCACCAAGATGGTCGACGCCAACGGAAACGTGCGCACCTTCACCTACGACTGGGCTCGGCGGCGCGTGGCCGCGACCGATCCCGACTCCGGCGCCACCACGACCGTCTACGACGCCGCGGGCAACCCGACCGCGGAGACGGACGCCAGAGGCGTGACCGTCTCCCACCTGTACGACGACCTCGGCCGCCGGGTGGAGCAATGGGCGGGCGACCCCGGCACCGGCACCAAGCTGGCGGAATGGGTCTATGACACCCTGCTCAAGGGGCAGGTGACCTCGGCCACCCGGTGGACCCGCGGCCGCCCGTACACCGACACCGTGACCGGCTATGACGCCGACTACCGACGCCTCGGCACATCGCTCACCATCCCGGCCGGCGAAGGCCTGCTCGCGGGGACCTACACCTTCGCGGTCGGCTACGACAAGGCCGGGCGGGAGAACTCGCTCACCTTCCCCGCAGCCGGTGGCCTTTCCTCGGAGACGACCGTCTCGACCAGCGACGACGTCGGTCTGCCGAAGGGTCTGTCGTCCGACTTCGGCGGCGGCTTCACCTACGTCAAGGACACCGGGTACTCCCTCACGGGCAGGCTGTCCTCCCGCAGCCTCGGAAGCACGGCCGGGCTGGTGCGGACCCTGACCTGGGACCCCGCGACGAACGCGCTCACCTCCCTCAAGACCGTCTCCACCATCGGCGCTACGACCCCGGCGACCGTCCAGGAGGATCAGTTCTCCTACGACACGGCCGGATCACCGATCTCGATCCTCGACAAGGCCGCCCCTTCGGGCGGGTCGTCCACTCCCCAGCGGGAGTGTTTCGGCTACGACGCGCGCCGTCGCCTCGCCTCGGCCTTCACCACGACGGATACGTGCGCCGCCGGGCCGAACGGGGCCGGACCGGACCCGTACGAGCTCGCCTACACCTACGACGCGGTGGGCAACATCCGGTCGGCCACGCAATCGGGTCTTACCGCGACGTACACCTACCCGGCCGCCGGCGCCGGCGCGGTCCGGCCGAACGCCGTGCGGTCGATCACGCGGACGTCGGGCACCGACACCTACGGGTACGACGCGCGAGGCCAGCTGGAATCCCAGACCGTGGGCGGCACCACATCCACCTTCGAGTGGAATGAACTTGGGCGACCGGCCAAGGTGACGATCGGCGCGAACGTCTCCGAAGAGGTGTACGACGCCGGCGGCAAGCGGCTGATCCGGCGCGAGCCCGGCAAGACGGTTCTCTATCTCGGCGTCATGGAGCTGGAACTCGCCAACGGGCAGGTCACCGCGAAGCGGTACTACCAGGCGCCGGACGGCGGCATCGTGGCCATGCGGACCAGCGGCCGACCCGATGTCACCTGGCTCCTGGCCGGTCCGGCGGGCAGCGAGGAACTCGCCGTCGACGGCGGCACGGGCACGCTGGACCGGCAGAAGTACCTGCCGTTCGGGGCGCGGCGCGGGGGACGCGACGCCCTCACGACCACCGACCGCGGCTTCCTCGGAAAGGTCGAGGACGACACGACCGGGCTCGTCGAGCTCGGGGAGCGTTACTATTCCCCGGCCATCGGCAAGTTCATCAGCACTGATCCGCGGCCGGTCGACGACGGCGCCGAGCCCGCACTCCTCAACCCGTACTCCTACGCCGCCAACGACCCGCTCAGGTTGTCCGACCCGACGGGCCTGTTCCCCCAGGCGTCCGGCGGCTCCGTCTCCTGTCTTCCCGGGGAGCCGCTGTGCCCGGTGGTCCTGGAACCCCCGGTGGACGACGTGGAGGAGCGCGCCGCTCTGCAGAGGGAGCGGCAGGAATCCAGCGCGTTGCTGACCGAGTTGAGCACCGGCGGCGCCACCCAGCGTGCCTCGGCGGGGAAGACGGCCGGGCTCAAGGAGTGCCAGGGCCTCTCCGACGAGATCTGTCGCATCTTCGTCTACGTGTCGGCGTGGGCCATGAATCTCACCGGCTCCAGCTACAGCAAAGCCGACGGATGCCCGAAGAAGGGGCGATGCTGGAAGAACGCGATGCGACACTGCATCCAGCAGGTGGCATTGACGGACATATGCGGACCCAAGGTCGCTCAGCAGCTCGCCGAGAACCACGAAAAAGGCAACGACATGTCCAAGCCCAAGGTACGGAAGGACACGAAGATCGACCGGCACAACAACGCCGTCGCCCAGAAAGCGGCTATGGAGCACCTCGATGAGCTGAGAGCCATCCGCCTCGGTCCCGGTACACGGGACCAGAAGGAAGGCAGATACTGGGCGTACGTGAAGAACCTCTGCCAGTCTCTGTGGGACTCCAAAGAGCTGCGTTGA
- a CDS encoding MmyB family transcriptional regulator: MPPVVGPGQVVGVGEIDLGTPEGLALYAGLSEWPARRRNTVRYVFLHSAARSVLEDWEGAATTGVANLQHWAGTDPDGPDLRRVREELAAASADFRRLWDGHPVRPRRSSHKVFHHLAVGDLRMRHQVVVSRRLAHSSEPLPARTGPRGPDRPARPQPGHPPTNVTRPAGEARGTRAGPPRRTRGAFDVTRPRTTPGS, from the coding sequence CTGCCACCGGTCGTAGGGCCGGGCCAGGTAGTTGGGGTCGGCGAAATCGACCTGGGAACGCCGGAGGGCCTGGCCCTGTACGCGGGGCTGAGCGAGTGGCCGGCACGGCGCCGCAACACGGTCCGCTACGTCTTCCTGCACTCGGCCGCGCGCTCGGTGCTGGAGGACTGGGAGGGCGCGGCGACCACCGGCGTGGCCAACCTCCAGCATTGGGCCGGCACCGATCCGGACGGCCCCGACCTGCGCCGGGTGCGGGAGGAACTCGCGGCGGCCAGCGCCGACTTCCGCCGCCTGTGGGACGGCCACCCCGTCCGCCCGCGCCGCTCCAGCCACAAGGTCTTCCACCATCTCGCGGTCGGCGACCTGAGAATGCGACACCAGGTTGTGGTATCTAGACGACTCGCCCACTCGTCTGAGCCTCTACCAGCCCGAACCGGCCCACGCGGACCAGACCGCCCTGCTCGCCCTCAGCCTGGACACCCACCCACGAACGTGACCCGCCCGGCCGGGGAAGCGCGCGGGACGCGGGCGGGCCCTCCGAGGAGGACCCGCGGCGCCTTCGACGTCACTCGTCCGCGAACCACGCCAGGATCGTGA
- a CDS encoding alpha/beta hydrolase — MPDVVPLPDRSPEITGPLPAPFRRAQLDAARPAFALTPAGPVVSTDAWSDRHLALLADGRWTRLTSGSRWHTRPEWTGGRLVAEVFQDLAAERASSRPIPLAGVRAVPEHAAPAAVLTPDGRAVAHPVAGEVRLPPGATAECVVPAFPGHDRIALLLRQGRARRVVCVDRDGVSHRDGPVISAGPWLSGHEVVVVLETWPGRVPHAWDVRSGALRRLVEPAGIVVDDVRADGDLVGLSWTSAGQPRRLELVEAGRLAAGEQVRLSPAPPGADGLPSAVCTVVEGAHCPLPTLVRDPPGQARGTVLLLHGGPNGVNLATWSPFAESLALAGWRVVQPNLRGSGLIDPVVRAPLPGRYGVDDADDALTVLRRTAIGPVVVGGMSYGGYLASRVARIAPEVRGVFLLGGFLRPSDLDGSGHPQVEAFLRTAAGRFADHVPFAAVPHFVAHGELDPRIPAEAVRTHLDDLPSGSEWVAIEGEGHGMLSDHAARRVFPRFFSWLDRLG; from the coding sequence ATGCCGGACGTCGTTCCCCTGCCCGACCGATCGCCGGAGATCACCGGGCCGCTGCCCGCCCCGTTCCGGCGGGCACAGCTCGACGCCGCGCGGCCGGCGTTCGCGCTCACCCCCGCCGGCCCGGTGGTCAGCACCGACGCCTGGTCCGATCGCCACCTCGCGCTGCTCGCGGACGGCCGCTGGACCAGGCTCACCAGCGGGTCCCGATGGCACACCCGCCCGGAGTGGACCGGGGGGCGCCTGGTCGCGGAGGTGTTCCAGGACCTCGCCGCCGAGCGGGCGAGCAGCCGGCCGATACCGCTGGCCGGCGTCCGCGCGGTACCGGAGCACGCCGCGCCCGCCGCGGTCCTGACCCCCGACGGGCGGGCCGTCGCGCACCCCGTCGCCGGGGAGGTGCGGCTGCCGCCCGGAGCGACGGCCGAGTGCGTCGTGCCCGCGTTCCCCGGACACGACCGGATCGCCCTGCTGCTCCGCCAGGGCAGGGCTCGCCGGGTCGTGTGCGTGGACCGCGACGGCGTCTCGCACCGGGACGGCCCGGTGATCTCGGCCGGGCCGTGGCTGTCCGGGCACGAGGTCGTCGTGGTCCTGGAGACGTGGCCGGGACGCGTCCCGCACGCCTGGGACGTACGCTCCGGGGCGCTGCGCCGCCTGGTGGAGCCCGCCGGGATCGTGGTGGACGACGTGCGGGCCGACGGCGACCTCGTCGGCCTGAGCTGGACCTCCGCCGGGCAGCCGCGCCGGCTCGAACTGGTCGAGGCGGGGCGGCTGGCCGCCGGGGAACAGGTCCGGCTGAGCCCCGCCCCGCCGGGCGCCGACGGCCTGCCCTCCGCCGTCTGCACCGTCGTCGAGGGGGCGCACTGCCCCCTGCCCACCCTGGTCCGCGACCCACCGGGCCAGGCGCGTGGCACCGTGCTGCTGCTGCACGGCGGCCCGAACGGGGTGAACCTGGCGACCTGGTCGCCGTTCGCCGAGTCCCTGGCATTGGCCGGCTGGCGCGTCGTCCAGCCCAACCTGCGCGGCAGCGGGCTCATCGATCCCGTGGTCCGCGCTCCGCTGCCCGGACGCTACGGGGTGGACGACGCGGACGACGCGTTGACCGTGCTGCGCCGGACCGCGATCGGCCCGGTCGTGGTCGGCGGGATGAGCTACGGGGGCTACCTGGCGAGCCGTGTCGCCCGGATCGCGCCCGAGGTGCGGGGCGTGTTCCTGCTCGGCGGTTTCCTGCGGCCCTCGGATCTCGACGGGTCCGGGCATCCGCAGGTCGAGGCCTTCCTGCGGACGGCGGCCGGCCGCTTCGCGGACCATGTCCCGTTCGCCGCCGTGCCGCACTTCGTCGCGCACGGGGAGCTGGACCCGCGCATTCCCGCCGAGGCGGTCCGCACCCACCTGGACGACCTGCCGTCCGGATCGGAATGGGTCGCCATCGAGGGCGAGGGCCACGGCATGCTCTCCGACCACGCGGCCCGGAGGGTCTTCCCCCGCTTCTTCTCATGGCTGGACCGTCTCGGCTGA
- a CDS encoding SRPBCC domain-containing protein, which translates to MVSNSLERLLRHPRERVWRTIFDPGAAEHWLGTVASVMPEREGAAMCWLYDAGARMPTTYSGRIEVLDRFRRLELVIRLIACDAEIRMTFELTDVPADSGETHTRLKLRQDGFPADGNGRFERDGFLHHWDHFLELLGDYLDGTPKNYHTMHNTELGVIPVGAVRGEGMLVQDVAVGAPADLAGVRAGDVIRSCGDFLFGSLDDLDAWVESHRPGERVELLVGDRLVPVVLRAKQYTPS; encoded by the coding sequence ATGGTGAGCAACAGCCTGGAGCGCCTGCTGCGGCACCCCCGGGAGAGGGTCTGGCGGACCATCTTCGACCCGGGGGCGGCCGAGCACTGGCTGGGCACGGTGGCCAGTGTCATGCCCGAGCGCGAAGGGGCGGCGATGTGCTGGCTGTACGACGCCGGAGCGCGCATGCCGACCACCTACAGCGGGCGGATCGAGGTCCTGGACCGGTTCCGCCGCCTGGAGCTGGTGATCCGCCTCATCGCCTGCGACGCCGAGATCCGCATGACGTTCGAGCTGACGGACGTGCCGGCGGATTCGGGGGAGACGCACACCCGCCTGAAGCTGCGGCAGGACGGCTTCCCCGCGGACGGCAACGGCAGGTTCGAGCGCGACGGCTTCCTGCACCACTGGGACCACTTCCTGGAGCTGCTCGGCGACTACCTGGACGGAACGCCGAAGAACTACCACACCATGCACAACACCGAGCTGGGGGTGATCCCCGTCGGAGCCGTCCGCGGCGAGGGCATGCTCGTGCAGGACGTGGCCGTCGGCGCGCCCGCCGACCTGGCCGGGGTCCGCGCGGGCGACGTCATCCGCTCCTGCGGCGACTTCCTGTTCGGCAGCCTGGACGACCTGGACGCGTGGGTCGAGAGCCACCGGCCGGGGGAACGGGTGGAACTGCTGGTCGGGGACCGTCTCGTGCCGGTGGTGCTGCGGGCGAAGCAGTACACGCCGTCCTGA
- a CDS encoding MFS transporter: protein MMADTLRDTGPRRPSRFGLSALAPDFPMLWGATTVSLLGNGISSAALPLLAASLSSDPIVVSSVVVVGRLPWLLFALPAGVMADRWDRKRAMWISDLVRAGLTAGLAVAVATGSAGIALLMVVGFLIAIADTVFDSSSTAVLPKVVANDPERIQRANSWLVGSRNTVESFVGPPLGGLLFTMSRALPFLGDALSFLVSAVLLRRMRGDYHVARNALGEGGMRRAVGEGFSWLWRQPVLRAITGIAGLFNVASLAQNAIFVLFAQQLFGLGALGFSLLLAAGSLGALFGAAQAGRLNRWVGTAVSLRLALAVSGVSCLVTAAAPNPWFAAAGEILAGLGAAIWNVNQMSLRQSGTPDHLLGRVTGVHRLVTYGAMPFGALLGGVLASLSGLRTSFVVAGAIMFALAVFASVAITRSRVAELTPPPADGQSA from the coding sequence ATGATGGCGGACACCCTGCGCGACACGGGTCCGCGCCGGCCGAGCCGGTTCGGCCTGTCCGCGCTCGCCCCCGACTTCCCCATGCTGTGGGGGGCGACGACCGTCTCGCTCCTGGGCAACGGCATCTCCTCCGCGGCGCTGCCCCTGCTGGCGGCCTCGCTGTCCAGCGACCCGATCGTGGTGTCGTCGGTGGTCGTCGTCGGCAGGCTGCCCTGGCTGCTGTTCGCCCTGCCCGCGGGCGTCATGGCCGACCGGTGGGACCGCAAACGCGCCATGTGGATCAGCGATCTGGTCCGCGCCGGACTGACCGCGGGGCTCGCGGTGGCCGTGGCGACGGGGTCCGCCGGCATCGCCCTGCTGATGGTGGTGGGCTTCCTCATCGCCATCGCCGACACCGTGTTCGACAGCTCCAGCACCGCCGTGCTGCCCAAGGTGGTGGCGAACGACCCCGAGCGGATCCAGCGGGCCAACTCGTGGCTGGTCGGATCGCGGAACACGGTGGAGTCCTTCGTCGGGCCGCCCCTCGGCGGCCTGCTGTTCACCATGTCGCGGGCGCTGCCCTTCCTGGGCGACGCGCTGTCCTTCCTGGTCAGCGCCGTCCTGCTGCGCAGGATGCGCGGCGACTACCACGTGGCCAGAAACGCCCTCGGCGAGGGCGGCATGCGGCGGGCCGTCGGCGAGGGCTTCTCCTGGCTGTGGCGGCAGCCGGTGCTGAGGGCGATCACCGGCATCGCCGGCCTGTTCAACGTGGCGTCCCTCGCGCAGAACGCCATCTTCGTGCTCTTCGCCCAGCAGCTCTTCGGCCTCGGCGCCCTCGGCTTCAGCCTGCTGCTCGCGGCGGGCTCTCTCGGCGCCCTGTTCGGCGCGGCGCAGGCCGGGCGGCTCAACAGGTGGGTCGGCACGGCGGTCAGCCTCCGGCTGGCGCTGGCCGTGTCGGGGGTCTCGTGCCTGGTCACCGCCGCGGCGCCGAACCCGTGGTTCGCGGCGGCCGGTGAGATCCTCGCCGGGCTCGGCGCCGCGATCTGGAACGTCAACCAGATGTCCCTGCGGCAGTCCGGCACACCGGACCACCTGCTCGGCAGGGTCACCGGCGTGCACCGGTTGGTCACCTACGGGGCGATGCCGTTCGGCGCGCTGCTCGGCGGCGTCCTCGCCTCGCTGTCCGGGCTGCGCACGTCGTTCGTGGTCGCCGGCGCGATCATGTTCGCGCTCGCCGTGTTCGCCAGTGTCGCCATCACGCGGTCCCGGGTCGCGGAGCTGACGCCGCCCCCGGCCGACGGTCAGTCAGCATGA